The DNA window GAAACCCTGTTTGGCGCCGTCCACAAAACAATCGAACAGCGGCACCTTTTTCCAGGCCCCGGCGATCAGAAAGCCCATGATGATGGTGAACAGACTCAGATTGCCGGCCAGCGAGGAATCTGCCGCCAGCTGGCCGGCGCTGCGCGTCATCAGAAAGGCCAGCAAACCGCCGACCACGGCCAACAGACCGCCCAACCAGGCCAGCACCACCGGATCAAACAGCTTCAGACGCTGCATCCAGGCCACCGCGCACAGGCCGGTCAGATTGGCGGCCAGATGGGCCAGCAGCACCGGCACGAAGATCACGGTCGGATCATGGGCGCCGGCCTGGGCCCGGTACATGAAGACGGTGACCGGCAGCAGGGTCAGCGAGGAGGCATTCAATACCAGAAACAGGATCTGGGCATTGCTCGCCGTGTCCGCCGAAGGATTCAGGCTTTGCAATTCACGCATCGCCCGCAGCCCGATCGGGGTCGCGGCATTGTCCAGGCCCAGGACATTGGCGGTGAAATTCAGCGTGATCAGCCCCAGCGCCGGATGCCCGCGCGGTACCTCAGGCATCAGGCGGGCAAACAAGGGCCCCAGCAAGCGCGACAAGGCCTCGACCAGCCCTGCCCGTTCGCCGATCTGCAGCAGCCCCAGCCACAGGCTCAAGGTGCCGAACAGCACGATCATCACATCGACCGCCAGCTTCGCCATATCGAACAGCGCGCTGACCATGGCCGCGAATACCCCGGGATCGTCGCCCAGCCACCAGCGCCCCAGCGCCGACAGCGCCGCCGCCACGAAAAAACCAAACCACAGCCGGTTGAGCATGCCGCTCCCAGAATTCGTCGAAGCCTTGATTATCAATGAAGCATCGCCAGATCCACCAGTGAGACCGGTATGGTGGATGTGCATGCGCCGCTCAGACACAGGTGACCCGGTGACGACGCCGCACTGCTATCATCACCGGTCAGAACCGATGTACGGACTCTCGTCGCCTTGGCGTTGCCCCGGTGCAGCGCCCCTGTCACGATCAGGCTCCGACATCCCTTCATCCGCAAAACCTTCCAAAGAGTATTCCCATGGCCCGAGGCATCAACAAAGTCATTCTGGTCGGCAACCTTGGTGCCGATCCCGAGCTGCGCTACACCGGTGGCGGCACCGCCGTCGCCCAGCTGCGGGTGGCCACCGCCGAAAACTGGACCGACAAGCAGAGCGGCGAGCGCCAGGAGCGCACCGAGTGGCACCGCGTGACCCTGTTCGGCAAGCTGGGTGAAATCGCCAACGAATATCTGCGCAAGGGTCGTCAGGTCTATATCGAAGGCTCGCTGCGCACCAACAAGTACACCGACAAGGACGGCATCGAGCGCTATACCACCGACATCATCGCCAGCGACATGCAGATGCTGGGCGGCGGCGGTGAAGGTGGCGGCGGTGGCGGCGGTGCTCCGCGCCAGAACAGCGCCCCGCGCTCCTCCGGCGGCGGTGGCTACGGCAACCGTGGCGGTGGCGGTGACAGCTATGGCAACCGCGGTGGCGGTGGCGGCGATTACGGCAATCGCGGCGGCAACGACTACGGCAACCGCGCCCCGCAGGCCCCCGCGCCCAGCGACCACGCCAGCTTCGATGACGACGATATCCCGTTCTGACGAAGACACGTTCCAGAATGATGGAAAGCATGAAGCCCCGTTTTCACGGGGCTTCATGCTTTCCGGTCGTTTTGATCGTCGATACCCGACGGCAATCACTTTATTCTCGACGATCGTCCAAAGTGGAATCGTCCAAAGTGGAGTGGCGTCAGGTATCAGAAATTTCACTTGTGGCGTCAGCCCGTTGGAGGGGTATCCCCCCGAAGCTGCTTCACATCACGGTCCAACTTCGGGAGCGGCTCGCATCATCCGTACACGCCGGGTGTCCGCAAATACGCGCAGGTCCCGTGCAGCCAAGTGATCAGCTGCTCCGAAATCGGCTGTCGTAGGTGAATCTCCGAATTCTGGTCGCAGTGATCCGCTGCATGTCAGGGTGTGCCGGGTTTAGCAGCACATTCCATTCCTCAGGCACCACGATGGAAGGAACGATCTGGAGCACCGTGGCCCGGGACTGCAGCCAGGCATCACCAAAGTCGAGTGATACCAACCCCGCCGGCAAGGCATCCCACCCGATCAAGCCCGTGGTGGGGAACGGGCGCGCTGCGTTCCATATATCGTCCGGCACATCGATGCGGACCAGGCAACGATTCAAGGGAAGGCTGCCCGCGCCGAGGTGGACCACGGTCTCCAGCGTCGCCAAAGCGATCGTGGCCGCCGTGTAGACGACCGGCAGGCCCTTTCTGTTCCACCGCCCGCCGGTGATTTTCGCACCTATGCCACTCAGATCGTCAGCGCCGTAATCTGGCGTATCGGTACCCAGACGCCAGAGCGAAGTGGTCACGCAAAAGCCCCGGACTGCGCCTGGGCAAGCAGGGAGGACACGAGTTGCTGACCCGGAATGGTGCCCATGTAGCTGGCAGGCGTCTTGCCCTCAAGTGCCGGGAGTGGGCGTTCCAGCCATTGGGCCAGCCATGCGGGCGCATCGAAACCTTGCGGATCGCCGCTCTGCGAAACGATGTCTTCCACCTGCCCGACCAGTTGCATCATCCCCAGCACACGCTCGCTGTCGGCCGTATTGAGTGGCTCATGCTCCCTGACCTTTCGGGTGACCGTGGTGCGGGACAGACCGAGCGTCGAGAACAGGCGCTGATACTGCACCTTCATCGAAGTCGCGAGACCCAGCAGGTCCCTGGCAGGAATGCCGTTCTCGACGAGACGAACCCGCTCGATCGGCGCTGCGCGATAAATATCCCGGCATGACACGATGGTTGTTTTGTCGTGACCACTGACCTTGGGCGTTTTTGCGACGCTGTGCTGCCTCGTCAGGTTGTCTTTCATCTTGGGGGGGAGAGGCTTGGCCGACGACTTCCCAAGACTGATCCTGATTGGGCGCTCGCCCTGCGCCGGCCTGGAACGGCCTGTGGAGTGCGTA is part of the Frateuria aurantia DSM 6220 genome and encodes:
- a CDS encoding antitoxin Xre-like helix-turn-helix domain-containing protein, translating into MKDNLTRQHSVAKTPKVSGHDKTTIVSCRDIYRAAPIERVRLVENGIPARDLLGLATSMKVQYQRLFSTLGLSRTTVTRKVREHEPLNTADSERVLGMMQLVGQVEDIVSQSGDPQGFDAPAWLAQWLERPLPALEGKTPASYMGTIPGQQLVSSLLAQAQSGAFA
- a CDS encoding nucleoside recognition domain-containing protein, whose protein sequence is MLNRLWFGFFVAAALSALGRWWLGDDPGVFAAMVSALFDMAKLAVDVMIVLFGTLSLWLGLLQIGERAGLVEALSRLLGPLFARLMPEVPRGHPALGLITLNFTANVLGLDNAATPIGLRAMRELQSLNPSADTASNAQILFLVLNASSLTLLPVTVFMYRAQAGAHDPTVIFVPVLLAHLAANLTGLCAVAWMQRLKLFDPVVLAWLGGLLAVVGGLLAFLMTRSAGQLAADSSLAGNLSLFTIIMGFLIAGAWKKVPLFDCFVDGAKQGFDVAKDLLPYLVAMLCAVGVLRASGALDMLLEGVRWAAHGMGMDTRFVDALPTALVKPFSGSAARGMLIETMHHSGVDSFPSLLAATMQGSSETTFYVVAVYFGAVGIKRVRHAVGCALLADLVSVLVSIAVCYWFFG
- the ssb gene encoding single-stranded DNA-binding protein, which gives rise to MARGINKVILVGNLGADPELRYTGGGTAVAQLRVATAENWTDKQSGERQERTEWHRVTLFGKLGEIANEYLRKGRQVYIEGSLRTNKYTDKDGIERYTTDIIASDMQMLGGGGEGGGGGGGAPRQNSAPRSSGGGGYGNRGGGGDSYGNRGGGGGDYGNRGGNDYGNRAPQAPAPSDHASFDDDDIPF
- a CDS encoding RES family NAD+ phosphorylase codes for the protein MTTSLWRLGTDTPDYGADDLSGIGAKITGGRWNRKGLPVVYTAATIALATLETVVHLGAGSLPLNRCLVRIDVPDDIWNAARPFPTTGLIGWDALPAGLVSLDFGDAWLQSRATVLQIVPSIVVPEEWNVLLNPAHPDMQRITATRIRRFTYDSRFRSS